In Nitrospirota bacterium, a single genomic region encodes these proteins:
- a CDS encoding PAS domain S-box protein, which translates to MNIGQKFTLWVCVVVVVIGLAAGFVFYKLELHKEIDLYESMGLKLGNILEKSIVSHMMTRQRSAIQSIFKDIEDGETITGVMLIDSNRIVRAGTDQTLIGKSISSEFLKCHGCHEGGHGPKYYRLKDIARYVQHVSNAPKCHACHDPNQKFLGAIIIDFSVGDVEKHIRREMLLGYLIFIPTLILIGAATIVLSRQLVHKPIVALTDSVRNMREGSYSDSLVVRGSDEIAKFTQAFNEMGVTIREREHEKDLLLKQLSDTFETWQSTFDSINDLIAVCDNDGFVVLANRAYQAYFGLTAADLAQKHCMSLIAGRDCGNGESPAGVTLKDRRVASEEIVNLRSGIIFHVTTYPFRSAGVVDPEFIMVARDITRQKKAELAYMEQFKFLGTMMDTIPSPVFYKDTEGKYLGCNRAFEEFMGREKSDIIGKTVYDMGPREIADRYYEADRQLFSNPGTQCYEWKVKRTNGEVREVIFNKATFYGASGNVAGLIGIITDITERKRTEMALMESEATFRAIFENSLDAIRVARNGRHDYANPAYLELFGYAAAAELGGQAVLDMISPSERPRVEKIMQQRIGGEEAPSIYATRGVRRDGTEFDMEVRVSLYRIADDIFTVANIRDISERKKHEEIIQHNFDTQNVINAILRTGLGNISLEEILQETLEIILALPWLSVEARGSIFLLDEEQKGLVMTAKKGLSECVEDNCAMVPPGKCLCGLAAISQKVVFADSVDERHEICLHNTAPHGHYCIPILFRGRTLGVLNLYLRPGHQKDIMEVEFLDAVAQTLAGIIVRKRIEHERELAMKDLDDALYRVLRAQKEWVSTFDSITDMIALIDRDFTITRVNKAFAHHYGMIPQEVLGRKCYELVHSHGSPIATCPHTETMQQHQTATTEIYDDKTQRIFRTTTFPYFSPQGELVGSIHVSRDITREREKELQLVMNERLASLGQMASGIAHEINNPLAAIGGCAEGLLNRTKQGRIDPALFESYLSIIQEEVMRCKNITGGMLSIVRPAAYEKRVLNLSELLRKTVELVNFQGRLRNVDVREHYADVLSTITGSEGELKQAFLSIITNALDAMSDSGVLTIDTSGKDDQVIVSISDTGTGIPAEHLGHIFDPFFTLKADKGGTGLGLSIANKIISNHHGEIRVHSDEGKGATFVITFRPETA; encoded by the coding sequence ATGAACATTGGCCAGAAATTCACTCTCTGGGTATGCGTTGTTGTGGTTGTGATCGGTCTTGCAGCAGGGTTTGTCTTTTATAAGCTGGAGCTGCATAAAGAGATCGATCTGTACGAGTCGATGGGTCTGAAATTGGGCAATATCCTTGAAAAGAGCATTGTCTCCCATATGATGACCCGCCAGCGCAGCGCTATCCAGAGCATATTCAAGGATATCGAAGACGGTGAAACGATCACCGGCGTAATGCTAATTGACAGTAATCGCATTGTTCGCGCCGGAACAGATCAGACGCTGATAGGCAAGAGCATCTCTTCAGAGTTCCTGAAGTGTCACGGCTGCCATGAGGGCGGTCATGGCCCGAAATATTACCGTCTGAAGGATATCGCACGCTATGTTCAGCATGTCAGCAACGCACCTAAATGCCATGCATGCCATGACCCGAACCAGAAGTTCCTCGGAGCAATAATCATCGATTTTTCGGTTGGGGATGTTGAGAAGCATATTCGTCGTGAAATGCTCCTCGGATATCTGATCTTCATTCCGACACTGATTCTTATCGGCGCTGCAACGATCGTGCTCTCCAGGCAGCTTGTACACAAACCGATCGTTGCACTGACCGACAGCGTTCGAAACATGAGAGAGGGCAGTTACAGTGACAGCCTGGTTGTCAGGGGAAGCGATGAGATCGCGAAGTTCACCCAGGCCTTCAACGAAATGGGAGTAACGATCAGGGAGCGGGAGCACGAAAAGGATCTTCTGCTGAAACAGCTTTCCGACACCTTTGAGACATGGCAGAGTACCTTTGACAGCATCAATGATCTTATTGCCGTCTGTGATAATGACGGCTTCGTTGTTCTTGCGAACAGGGCTTATCAGGCCTATTTCGGTCTGACAGCAGCAGATCTTGCGCAGAAACATTGCATGAGCCTGATCGCCGGGCGGGACTGCGGCAATGGTGAATCTCCTGCCGGCGTGACGCTGAAGGACCGACGCGTGGCATCGGAGGAGATCGTCAACCTGAGGTCGGGGATCATTTTTCATGTCACGACCTATCCTTTCCGTTCAGCCGGCGTGGTTGACCCGGAGTTTATCATGGTGGCGCGCGACATTACGAGGCAGAAGAAGGCGGAATTGGCTTATATGGAGCAGTTCAAATTTCTCGGGACCATGATGGATACCATCCCCAGCCCTGTTTTTTATAAGGACACAGAGGGTAAGTATCTGGGCTGCAACAGGGCCTTTGAAGAGTTCATGGGCCGGGAAAAAAGTGATATTATCGGCAAAACAGTCTACGATATGGGCCCCCGGGAGATCGCAGACCGTTATTATGAGGCTGACAGACAGCTCTTCAGCAATCCCGGCACACAGTGCTACGAGTGGAAAGTGAAGAGAACTAACGGAGAGGTGCGGGAGGTCATCTTCAACAAGGCAACATTTTATGGGGCATCAGGCAACGTGGCCGGCCTGATCGGCATCATAACCGACATTACCGAACGAAAAAGAACCGAGATGGCGCTGATGGAGAGCGAGGCGACGTTCAGGGCGATCTTTGAGAACTCTCTTGATGCGATCCGTGTTGCAAGGAACGGACGTCATGATTATGCGAACCCTGCGTATCTTGAGCTTTTCGGATATGCAGCAGCAGCGGAGCTTGGCGGTCAGGCCGTGCTGGACATGATCTCGCCGTCCGAGCGCCCCCGCGTAGAAAAAATAATGCAGCAGCGGATCGGCGGAGAAGAAGCCCCGTCGATATATGCAACACGGGGTGTCCGGAGGGACGGTACAGAGTTTGATATGGAGGTGAGGGTATCCCTGTACAGGATCGCGGATGACATATTTACGGTAGCCAATATCCGCGACATCAGCGAGCGGAAAAAGCATGAAGAGATCATACAGCATAATTTCGATACGCAGAATGTTATCAATGCAATACTGAGGACGGGCCTTGGAAATATTTCGCTTGAAGAGATCCTGCAGGAAACCCTTGAGATCATACTTGCGCTTCCCTGGCTTTCGGTCGAGGCAAGGGGGAGCATTTTCCTGCTGGATGAGGAGCAGAAAGGTCTCGTGATGACGGCGAAAAAAGGACTTTCTGAATGTGTTGAAGATAACTGCGCAATGGTTCCGCCCGGGAAGTGCCTCTGCGGACTTGCTGCCATCAGCCAGAAGGTTGTATTTGCGGATTCGGTGGACGAACGCCATGAAATATGCCTGCACAACACAGCGCCGCACGGCCACTACTGCATCCCCATACTGTTCAGGGGCAGGACGCTCGGCGTGCTCAACCTTTATCTCAGACCCGGACATCAGAAAGATATCATGGAGGTCGAGTTTCTTGATGCGGTGGCCCAGACGCTTGCCGGGATCATCGTCCGCAAGCGCATTGAGCATGAACGCGAGCTGGCGATGAAGGACCTGGATGACGCCCTGTACCGGGTGCTGCGTGCCCAGAAGGAATGGGTATCTACCTTTGACAGTATTACGGATATGATCGCGCTTATCGACCGTGATTTCACGATAACCAGGGTCAATAAGGCCTTTGCACATCATTACGGCATGATTCCGCAGGAAGTGTTGGGCAGAAAATGTTATGAATTGGTTCACAGTCACGGGTCGCCGATTGCGACATGTCCGCATACGGAGACCATGCAGCAGCACCAAACGGCGACGACCGAGATCTACGACGATAAGACGCAGCGTATTTTCAGGACCACAACGTTTCCCTACTTCTCACCGCAGGGCGAGCTTGTGGGATCGATCCATGTTTCGCGCGACATTACCCGAGAACGGGAGAAGGAACTGCAGCTTGTCATGAACGAACGACTCGCTTCACTCGGTCAGATGGCATCGGGCATTGCCCATGAGATCAATAACCCTCTTGCTGCCATAGGGGGCTGTGCTGAGGGTCTTTTAAACCGGACCAAACAGGGACGGATCGACCCTGCCCTGTTCGAGAGTTACTTGAGCATTATTCAGGAAGAGGTGATGAGATGCAAGAACATTACCGGGGGCATGCTCTCGATCGTGCGTCCGGCCGCTTATGAAAAGCGTGTCCTGAATCTGAGCGAACTGCTGCGCAAGACCGTGGAACTTGTCAACTTTCAGGGCAGGCTCAGGAATGTTGATGTCAGAGAACACTATGCAGATGTGCTTTCAACGATCACGGGAAGCGAGGGTGAACTGAAGCAGGCGTTTCTTTCCATTATCACAAACGCCCTTGATGCCATGAGCGACAGCGGTGTCCTGACGATAGATACTTCCGGTAAGGACGATCAGGTCATTGTGAGCATAAGTGATACGGGAACCGGGATCCCTGCCGAACATCTCGGTCACATCTTTGACCCATTTTTTACCCTGAAGGCCGACAAGGGAGGCACAGGTCTCGGCCTTTCGATCGCGAACAAGATCATCTCAAATCACCATGGAGAGATCCGCGTACATTCAGATGAGGGGAAGGGAGCAACCTTTGTGATCACGTTCAGGCCTGAGACGGCCTGA
- a CDS encoding FixH family protein has translation MKFLIIIVSIIGIGAVIGAVVVGTRTFDGTVVDKPYERGLSYDAVHHEKEASGWQVEILNKDLATGKNNILISVLDRNGRPATDAEVSVIVSRPSTPSYDKTYKAEAEKGQFRITAELPLYGYWDAKILVSDKARTVTFEKTLFAERVNLK, from the coding sequence ATGAAATTCCTGATAATTATCGTCTCAATTATCGGCATCGGCGCTGTGATCGGCGCCGTAGTTGTCGGCACCAGGACATTCGACGGCACGGTTGTGGACAAACCTTATGAACGAGGCCTGTCCTATGATGCAGTCCATCATGAAAAAGAGGCTTCAGGCTGGCAGGTGGAGATCCTTAACAAGGATCTTGCTACGGGCAAGAATAATATCCTGATATCCGTGCTTGACAGAAACGGCAGACCGGCAACAGATGCAGAGGTCAGCGTCATCGTGAGCAGACCTTCTACCCCGTCCTACGATAAGACCTATAAGGCAGAAGCAGAGAAAGGACAGTTCCGCATAACCGCTGAACTGCCACTTTACGGATACTGGGATGCAAAGATACTGGTTTCCGACAAAGCCAGAACCGTCACATTCGAAAAAACGCTTTTTGCAGAGCGGGTTAATCTTAAATGA
- the ccoS gene encoding cbb3-type cytochrome oxidase assembly protein CcoS, protein MWTIIFLIFLSLVLGIGAWLFFIWAVKSGQYDDPEGPKYRMMEDDDEEKEKK, encoded by the coding sequence ATGTGGACCATCATCTTTCTTATTTTTCTTTCACTGGTGCTCGGCATCGGAGCCTGGCTCTTCTTTATCTGGGCCGTCAAGAGCGGCCAGTATGACGACCCTGAGGGACCCAAATACAGGATGATGGAAGACGATGATGAGGAAAAGGAGAAGAAGTAG
- the secG gene encoding preprotein translocase subunit SecG, producing the protein MLSTLILIVHLIVSLFLIVIVLIQGGKGSEMGAAFGGSSQTLFGARGAATFFSKLTTVAAVVFMISSFLLAIVQSKSGSIMNAVPAATQQQKGSIPQGGTGPVQGQPTQQSAPAAPAK; encoded by the coding sequence ATGCTTTCAACATTGATTTTGATCGTGCATCTTATTGTCAGTCTGTTTCTTATCGTGATCGTGCTTATTCAGGGAGGCAAGGGATCTGAGATGGGGGCGGCTTTCGGCGGTTCAAGCCAGACGTTGTTTGGCGCGCGCGGAGCAGCGACCTTTTTCAGCAAGCTCACAACCGTTGCAGCTGTTGTGTTCATGATCTCATCCTTTCTTCTTGCTATTGTTCAGTCCAAGAGCGGCTCGATCATGAATGCTGTTCCTGCGGCTACACAGCAGCAAAAGGGCAGCATCCCTCAGGGGGGCACAGGCCCTGTGCAGGGTCAGCCTACTCAGCAGTCAGCTCCTGCAGCGCCTGCAAAATAG
- a CDS encoding triose-phosphate isomerase, with protein MKSFIAANWKMNKTIAETREFLRDFIPAVKDAVDVDIIIAPPFTSLAAAGEVLKGTNVQLASQDMFWEEKGAFTGEVSAAMLLEAGCRHVIIGHSERRQYFHEDDAVVNKKVRAAKKAGLGVIFCCGESLEEREANKTFDVIGREVEKGLEGVDAGDLVVAYEPIWAIGTGKTASPEQAQEVHAFIRDSLGKLYGSAAEGIRILYGGSVTPENVGSLMACQDVNGGLVGGASLKPDSFAKLVCYKKEK; from the coding sequence ATGAAAAGCTTTATTGCAGCCAACTGGAAGATGAACAAGACCATTGCAGAGACGAGGGAGTTTCTGCGTGATTTTATCCCTGCAGTGAAGGATGCGGTTGATGTCGATATCATAATCGCTCCGCCGTTCACCTCTCTGGCAGCTGCAGGCGAGGTTCTGAAAGGAACAAATGTCCAACTGGCATCCCAGGATATGTTCTGGGAGGAGAAGGGTGCATTCACCGGCGAGGTCTCTGCTGCCATGCTTCTTGAGGCAGGCTGCAGGCACGTCATCATCGGCCACTCCGAAAGACGTCAGTATTTCCATGAGGACGACGCTGTGGTCAATAAGAAAGTCCGGGCAGCAAAGAAGGCCGGGCTCGGTGTGATATTCTGCTGCGGCGAGTCTCTTGAAGAGCGTGAGGCGAACAAGACCTTTGATGTGATCGGCCGGGAGGTCGAAAAGGGGCTTGAGGGCGTTGATGCCGGGGACCTGGTTGTGGCGTATGAGCCCATCTGGGCGATCGGAACAGGCAAGACCGCATCTCCGGAGCAGGCCCAGGAGGTGCATGCCTTTATCAGAGACAGTCTCGGAAAATTATACGGCAGCGCAGCTGAAGGTATCCGCATTCTGTATGGGGGAAGCGTGACCCCGGAGAATGTCGGGTCCCTTATGGCATGCCAGGATGTTAATGGCGGCCTTGTCGGCGGCGCAAGTCTTAAACCTGACAGTTTTGCTAAATTAGTCTGTTATAAAAAGGAGAAGTAA
- a CDS encoding cbb3-type cytochrome c oxidase subunit 3, with protein MDAQGIAYFIFGLTLVVLFAVIIAFYYSKKRHKKVEDPKYKMFEDDD; from the coding sequence ATGGATGCACAGGGCATTGCCTATTTTATCTTCGGCCTGACGCTCGTTGTTCTGTTTGCCGTTATCATTGCCTTCTATTACTCGAAAAAGAGGCACAAGAAAGTGGAGGACCCGAAGTACAAGATGTTCGAAGATGACGATTAG
- a CDS encoding sulfite exporter TauE/SafE family protein, which translates to MLTGDSIYLLMFSSGLLGGLGHCSGMCGPIVATYSLNLRTGPHASRGHASLPHLFYNIGRITTYSIIGGIMGLTGSFAGVVQSIEKFQNITMAGIGALMIIMGLSTSGWFSFGRSRESVSGQNTFSEVLASAVNRMISFISETHTSGSFYAIGMATGFIPCGLLYTAYIAAAGAGAGAGSQAEGFLKGMLMLFLFGIGTAPALFLIGRISALKSDWIRKRFYRISSLFMIIIGAILVYRSFSN; encoded by the coding sequence ATGTTAACCGGTGATTCGATCTATCTGCTGATGTTCAGCTCGGGCCTGTTAGGCGGGCTCGGCCACTGCAGCGGCATGTGCGGCCCGATCGTGGCGACCTACTCCCTGAATCTCAGGACAGGTCCCCACGCGTCCCGGGGGCATGCGTCTCTCCCCCATCTTTTTTATAACATCGGCAGAATAACGACCTACAGCATCATCGGCGGCATAATGGGTCTGACCGGATCGTTCGCAGGCGTTGTTCAGTCGATCGAAAAGTTTCAGAACATTACCATGGCAGGCATCGGAGCGCTGATGATCATCATGGGACTATCGACATCGGGGTGGTTTTCCTTTGGCAGAAGCAGGGAGAGCGTATCAGGGCAGAACACTTTTTCTGAGGTATTGGCCTCAGCGGTCAACCGCATGATATCGTTCATCTCTGAGACACACACTTCCGGTTCCTTCTATGCCATAGGCATGGCAACAGGGTTCATTCCCTGCGGCCTGCTCTATACTGCCTATATTGCTGCAGCCGGCGCCGGCGCCGGCGCCGGCAGTCAGGCAGAGGGCTTTCTTAAAGGCATGCTCATGCTGTTTCTTTTCGGCATCGGAACAGCTCCGGCCCTTTTCCTGATCGGTCGGATCTCGGCGCTTAAGAGCGACTGGATACGAAAACGGTTTTATCGGATATCATCCCTTTTTATGATCATCATCGGGGCAATACTGGTCTATCGCTCCTTCAGCAACTGA
- a CDS encoding heavy metal translocating P-type ATPase: protein MATLTCDHCLLSFPERDAIREEVDNNGHVFCCHGCRGVYFLIRSEGLTDFYDKRHWDAPGTPVNPQKELDFKAFSEDEQSTEQGREIDIFIDGIRCASCVWLNEKFLLRTEGVTSARINFATHRAKIRWNPSLISLEKILKRIQAIGYTPRPYRESEQYAARRAESRDLLVRFGTAAFLSSQLMIYSIALYAGYFQGIDPGTKSIFEFIAMALTIPVIAYSGMPFIRSTISGLRHLHFTMDSLISIGAGSAFIYSVYQMFIGGTVYFDTSAMIITLILLGRYIESTAKGKASEAIERLSELAPREARVVQRSRDSNKDLSTEDTALVPLASLRKGDLIKVLPGERIPADGRVACGESEADESILTGESMPVRKTVGSEVTGGSVNLFGTFIFEVTRTGKETILAGIIRAVEDAQAGKPRLQILADRIVGYFVPAILVTSALTTAGYILRGASMNDALMTGVSVLVIACPCSLGLATPLAVLVFTTMASSRGILIKGGEVIENTSRIDRVVFDKTGTITEGRPSLKNTILLDQNMDGQHLQRLAASLENLSEHSIGRSIAGAWQGDFLLVRDFLVMPGRGIKGVIENKVIVIGNEACMRDHALTAPALSPQIKDFTLPHEQAGDTVIYMGWDGLIRGIFVVSDCLREESARAVREILLRGKRITVVSGDNRTTAAAVASAAGIDDVVPEMSPEDKRNYIRGLQQKGSRILMVGDGINDAPALTEAFVGVAMGKGTDIAMESADAVLVRSDLTAIAYFLDLSLRAYRVIRQNIFWAFFYNIVAIPLAVSGVLHPIIAAGAMAASSLFVVLNSLRIKKGATA from the coding sequence ATGGCAACCCTCACCTGTGACCACTGCCTTCTGAGCTTTCCGGAGCGGGATGCGATCCGTGAGGAAGTGGACAACAACGGACATGTCTTCTGCTGCCATGGATGCAGAGGGGTCTATTTTCTGATCAGGAGCGAAGGCCTGACCGATTTCTACGACAAAAGACACTGGGATGCTCCCGGGACGCCGGTCAATCCCCAAAAGGAACTCGATTTTAAAGCCTTCAGCGAGGATGAGCAGTCGACCGAACAGGGCAGGGAGATCGATATCTTCATCGACGGCATACGCTGCGCTTCCTGTGTCTGGCTTAACGAGAAGTTTCTTTTGCGAACCGAAGGCGTCACCTCTGCTCGTATAAATTTCGCTACGCACCGCGCAAAGATACGATGGAACCCTTCCCTGATCAGCCTGGAGAAGATCCTGAAAAGGATCCAGGCCATAGGATATACTCCCCGGCCATACCGGGAATCTGAACAATACGCGGCCCGAAGGGCAGAGTCGCGCGATCTCCTGGTGCGCTTCGGCACTGCGGCATTCCTTTCCTCTCAGCTCATGATTTACAGCATTGCGCTCTATGCCGGCTATTTTCAGGGCATTGATCCGGGGACGAAGAGCATTTTTGAGTTCATAGCCATGGCCCTGACCATACCGGTGATAGCGTATTCGGGAATGCCGTTCATACGGAGCACTATCTCCGGCCTTCGGCACCTTCATTTCACCATGGACTCTCTCATCTCGATAGGGGCCGGCTCTGCTTTTATCTACAGCGTGTATCAGATGTTCATTGGCGGCACGGTCTATTTTGATACCTCTGCCATGATCATAACCCTCATCCTCCTCGGCCGTTATATCGAATCCACCGCAAAGGGCAAAGCGTCCGAAGCGATCGAGAGGCTCTCCGAGCTTGCTCCCAGGGAAGCCAGGGTCGTTCAGCGATCCCGGGACAGCAATAAGGACCTGAGCACGGAAGATACCGCCCTGGTACCGCTTGCATCTCTCCGGAAGGGTGATCTCATAAAGGTGCTGCCGGGTGAAAGGATCCCTGCAGACGGCCGGGTCGCCTGCGGCGAGTCTGAAGCGGATGAGTCGATCCTCACCGGTGAATCGATGCCGGTCAGAAAGACGGTGGGCAGTGAGGTGACAGGCGGCAGCGTAAACCTTTTCGGGACATTTATATTTGAAGTGACACGAACAGGGAAAGAGACTATCCTTGCGGGCATTATCAGGGCAGTCGAAGATGCACAGGCCGGGAAACCCCGCCTCCAGATACTGGCAGACAGGATTGTCGGATATTTCGTGCCTGCCATTCTGGTCACTTCTGCTCTGACAACTGCCGGGTATATTCTCAGGGGAGCATCGATGAATGATGCACTCATGACCGGAGTATCCGTTCTGGTCATAGCCTGTCCATGCAGTCTCGGTCTTGCAACACCGCTTGCAGTGCTGGTCTTTACAACCATGGCATCGTCCCGCGGCATCCTCATCAAAGGCGGTGAGGTGATAGAGAACACCAGCAGAATTGACCGTGTGGTATTTGACAAGACCGGCACCATAACAGAAGGAAGGCCATCCCTCAAAAATACCATTCTCCTTGACCAAAACATGGATGGACAGCATCTGCAGAGGCTTGCGGCCTCTCTTGAGAACCTTTCGGAGCACAGCATTGGCCGGTCAATTGCCGGCGCATGGCAGGGAGATTTCCTGTTGGTCAGAGATTTTCTGGTCATGCCGGGCCGCGGGATCAAAGGCGTTATTGAGAACAAGGTCATCGTTATCGGCAACGAAGCATGTATGAGAGACCATGCCCTGACCGCACCTGCCCTTTCACCACAAATAAAGGATTTCACCCTTCCCCATGAGCAGGCCGGTGACACGGTCATCTATATGGGATGGGATGGCCTGATCAGAGGGATCTTTGTGGTTTCAGACTGCCTGCGCGAAGAATCTGCCAGGGCGGTCAGAGAGATCCTTTTGCGGGGAAAACGCATTACGGTCGTCAGTGGAGACAACAGGACCACAGCTGCTGCGGTTGCTTCGGCAGCAGGCATAGATGATGTCGTTCCCGAGATGTCGCCTGAGGACAAGAGGAACTATATCAGAGGGCTTCAGCAGAAAGGATCAAGGATATTAATGGTCGGCGACGGCATCAACGATGCGCCGGCCCTTACCGAGGCCTTTGTGGGCGTTGCCATGGGCAAGGGAACTGATATTGCGATGGAAAGCGCTGACGCTGTCCTGGTCAGGAGCGATCTTACTGCGATCGCCTATTTCCTGGACCTGTCCCTGCGTGCATACCGCGTGATCAGACAGAATATCTTCTGGGCCTTCTTTTACAACATTGTGGCAATTCCCCTTGCCGTCTCAGGCGTGCTCCATCCGATCATTGCAGCAGGCGCCATGGCAGCAAGTTCCCTTTTCGTGGTGCTCAACTCGCTGAGGATAAAAAAAGGAGCAACAGCCTGA
- a CDS encoding hemerythrin family protein has protein sequence MMTIQWSEDLATGLPRIDAQHQELFGRINNLLEACNKGKGKEEVRTVIKFLEDYVVTHFAEEERHMVNFRYPAYQQHKSEHLAFLEKFSKLKDHLESDGIGLTTVITTNQLLVDWLKNHIRRIDKDLGSFLKTKPLS, from the coding sequence ATTATGACAATTCAATGGTCAGAAGATTTGGCAACCGGATTACCCCGTATCGATGCCCAACACCAGGAGCTTTTTGGAAGAATCAACAACCTACTCGAAGCCTGCAATAAGGGAAAGGGCAAGGAGGAGGTCAGGACAGTCATCAAATTTCTTGAGGATTATGTCGTAACCCACTTCGCCGAAGAAGAAAGACATATGGTCAATTTCAGGTATCCTGCTTATCAGCAGCACAAATCCGAGCATCTGGCATTTCTGGAGAAATTCTCAAAACTGAAGGATCATCTCGAATCCGACGGCATCGGTCTTACAACGGTCATTACGACAAATCAGCTTCTTGTGGATTGGCTGAAAAACCATATTCGCAGGATCGACAAGGACCTCGGTTCATTCCTGAAGACAAAACCGCTCTCCTGA
- a CDS encoding 4Fe-4S binding protein — MTIRSIQPWRRIAEAVQALVILGIPFLRINGESALRFDIPSLKLHLFGVSLWMDEFFIVLMGLFFLTFLIILVTLLFGRIWCGWLCPQTVIIDITGFLDRARFQGRGQQIAAYALTAAACIVVAASLIWYFVSPYEFIPALLAGSLGPVIWGFWISLSIILFLDYAFLRHTWCATVCPYAKLQGALFDRSTMVIAFDDRRKEECMDCRACVNICPVHIDIRKGLDNACINCAECLDTCAEKLEKKQKPGLIGYFFGRPGDRRNLLRTNVLLIGGITLLFLLFILYLSFTRNPLDLTVMPNYDMRPRITEGGELLNSFTLAAENRSKRDMDLMTSASLEGRALKVLPERIALKAGEYRRVSIYLFLSEKDRGSAELTLEAAQPFSVKVVRTVSIMAPSEAK; from the coding sequence ATGACGATTAGGAGTATCCAGCCCTGGCGCCGCATCGCAGAAGCTGTGCAGGCCCTGGTCATCCTGGGGATCCCCTTTCTCAGGATCAACGGGGAGAGCGCTCTCCGCTTTGATATCCCGTCACTGAAGCTGCACCTGTTCGGCGTGAGCCTCTGGATGGACGAGTTCTTCATCGTCCTGATGGGGCTCTTCTTCCTCACCTTCCTCATCATCCTTGTCACCCTGCTCTTCGGCCGCATCTGGTGCGGGTGGCTCTGCCCGCAGACCGTGATCATCGACATCACAGGGTTTCTGGACCGGGCCCGTTTTCAAGGACGGGGACAACAAATTGCGGCCTATGCCCTCACCGCCGCTGCCTGCATTGTGGTCGCCGCCAGCCTGATCTGGTATTTTGTCTCTCCCTATGAGTTCATACCGGCATTGCTGGCAGGCAGTCTCGGACCGGTCATCTGGGGCTTCTGGATCTCCCTGAGCATCATCCTCTTCCTTGATTACGCTTTTCTGCGTCATACCTGGTGTGCGACCGTATGTCCGTACGCAAAGCTTCAGGGAGCGCTCTTCGACAGAAGCACCATGGTCATCGCCTTTGATGACAGAAGAAAAGAGGAATGCATGGACTGCAGGGCCTGCGTCAACATTTGTCCCGTTCATATCGATATCCGCAAAGGATTGGACAACGCCTGCATCAACTGCGCAGAGTGCCTTGACACCTGTGCGGAGAAGCTGGAAAAGAAACAGAAACCCGGATTGATCGGCTATTTTTTCGGCAGGCCCGGCGACAGACGAAACCTCCTGCGGACGAACGTTCTGCTCATAGGCGGCATAACGCTTCTCTTCTTGCTCTTTATTCTTTATCTCTCGTTCACCAGAAACCCCCTCGATCTGACGGTCATGCCTAATTACGATATGAGACCCCGCATAACCGAAGGAGGGGAGCTGCTCAACTCCTTTACCCTCGCCGCAGAGAACAGGAGCAAACGCGATATGGATCTCATGACCTCGGCGAGCCTTGAAGGCAGAGCGCTGAAGGTCCTGCCGGAAAGGATCGCGCTCAAAGCAGGGGAGTACAGAAGGGTATCAATCTATCTCTTTCTATCGGAAAAAGATCGCGGCTCTGCTGAACTGACCCTTGAGGCGGCTCAGCCTTTTTCCGTGAAGGTCGTCAGAACGGTCAGCATCATGGCACCTTCGGAGGCTAAATGA